The Colias croceus chromosome 2, ilColCroc2.1 region agtgggcgaagccgcgggcggaaagctagtatttttatttttatttttatttatttatacactttattgtacaataccagtaataaaaaaaaaaaaacatatataatttaagtttaacaTGGAGAACATGAATATTATGGTAAGTGCACaattggcggccttattgcttaaagcaatctcttccaggcaaccgaAAAATAAAGGACATGTACGATGCTGGTTAAGCGCGAAGACGCAatcataaagaaaaaaaaataaataaataaaatcagggataagaaaacaaaatcaaaaaaaaaaatattagataaatagtaatgtatacaaaacttaataatatcaatattacatacatactacatcaatacttaaaaaaaaataataataatataataataaaataaataaataaataaatataatacaattatataacatcttatatgtatacctacataaatatgccaataaataaaatatatcatactatacacaatattaaacattttttatataatacaaatacagattcatataaatatatacagataaaaaaaaaaaaaaaaaaaaaaggtaactAAATAGTGGAAAAAAAGTGCTCTTTGACAAGTGCTTTGAACAAGTGCGGTGATTTGGCGCGTCTGATAGTCTCAGGGAGAGAGTTCCACAGTCGAATTGCTAGGACGGTATAGGAtgagttaaaaaaattggaaTGGTGAATAGGGGTGGATAGGAGAAGGAGATCAGAAGAACGgagggaaagggaactattgGAATGTAAATATTGGAACTGATTCTTAAGGTAGATAGGAGTTTTCGGGTCAAACAGGATAGAGTACAAGAGTTGAAGGATGTGAGTATTCCGGCGAAGACGAATAGGGAGCCAGTGAAGTCTTTTGCGAAAGTCAGAAACATGATCGAACTTGCGTAAGCCGAAGATGAATCTGATGCAAAAGTTTTGCAGCCTCTCGAGAGCGTCCAGTTGATATTCGTGAAGATCGGGATAACAGGAGTCACAGTATAACAGTATAACAGAGATAACAGtagtatattaatatagtatGGATTCACACTTATTACATACCCTAAAGTATCGAAAGTATTCGAAATTATATATACTATTGTATCTTTACCCTAAAGTATATATACTATTGTATCTTTATCCTAAAGTATATATACTATTGTATCTTTCTTACATTTTTAGcagtgaaattatttttttaaatagaaaataaattagtaaatcaatattttaggTGCCCGAGTAATAATGGCTTGCAGGAATATAGAAAAAGCTGAAGAGGCCAAAAAGGATATAATAGAAGCATGTAATAATTTGACGGAGACTGGCAATATTGAAGTACAGAAATGTGACCTCTCTTCCATGCAATCTATAAGAGAATTTTCACAAAAGATACTTGACAGTGAGCCGCAAATTAATATCTTGGTAAATAATGCCGGTGTAATGATGTGCCCAAAAGAGGAAACAGAGGACGGATTTGAAATGCAAATTGGCACAAATCATTTAGCACACTTTCTCCTTACAATGCTGCTGTTACCAAGAATTATTAATAGTAAACCAGCTAGGATAGTAACTGTATCATCAAGAGCACACACAAGTATGTTCacattatacattttgtatacttttttttacactgaaaaatgtaaataacacaaaataatatttaaactcaTGTacatatatcatattattgtgtCTTTGAATCAAATGTGTATTCatagatgttttaatttttaatcaattgtttaattttttttcaattttcaaactTCTTTTGCAGGATATGAcatgaattttgatgatctTAATTACAAGAATAGAAGGTACAATGCGGCTGAAGCATATTCACAAAGTAAACTTGCTAATGTGTTATTTTCTAGGGAATTGGCTAAGAAATtaaaggtatatatttttatttgaagttaattgtaatatgtatCTGCTAGTGTAAGATGTATAAACAAAAccatatgaaaataattgtttctCATTAGAAACAGCTAATCGAGTTGTGTATAACAAAAGACATAAGAAACAAAaggttttatttgtattttcaaatattttttctgctCTAGGAACACAACATTGATGGTGTCAACACTTACAGCTTACATCCCGGTGTTATTAAAACTGAGCTTGGAAGACATTTAAACGAAACTCTCTTCAAAGGGTCGAGACAAATTATAGGATTCCTGGTGGGTCCTTTCATGAAGTCACCAGAGCTTGGAGCACAAACTACCATATACTGTGCAGTCGATGAAAAGTGTGCTAATGAGACTGGTCTTTATTATAGGTATGATATTTTAAGATATCCTGAATAATTCTTCCCTTGGATAAAAAACCATGGAATaacatgataaaaaaaaacttaaagtTCATAACAAAATCCTTAGTGCTTGACTTGTGCTGAATCCTTAGTACTTTTGAAACAAGTGTTCTGTCTTTAACTGCACACTCATAAACATATTGCATTgcagtaattttttttttaacatagttAATGCACCTTATTAAACAGAAATGGTCTGGTAAATAGTTACTAATTACTGTTTTATGATATGTACAGATAAACACTGTTCTCATTTTTCAGTGACTGTGCGGTTACTAATCCAGATAGAAAAGCATTGAATGATgaatatggaaaaaaattatgGGAAAAATCCGTGGAACTAGTGAAGTTGGGAGACTACAATCCCTTTACAGCTAGTGATCCTGGAGTAAAGAGTGTATAatcatagtttttttattaaaattatttttatatttcattgttttgttaaaatgcATTTATAAATGCGGGTTaattaacacaatattattattttttttacgttaagaacaatttatattacaatttacattaagaataatttatattgtaagtaatttttataaataaatttgattgcATTATGCTTTATCtgaaatatatacctacacattttatattttttttttctaacttATTTCATGTTATGACCTATATTACTTTCTCCAGCAGTTGGTTTTCCAGTGGAATTAGCAGCATTCtttgattttgtttgttacatAAAATTGGACATCTTATATATAACTTAGAATGTTATGAAAAAATCTTTTGCTTGCGTTGTTCTACACCTGTAATTTGCGTATTCTCACGAATAATGAATATCGGCATAAGTGCTATTTGCTGTACTATTAAACTACTAAATTTTGTACGTGATTTGTACACATTCTTTAATCTGTTTCTGATGCTAGGAATGTTTATTCTGTGGTCCGACGTGCATAGCTGATAGGTGATATTGTCTGTGATACTAGATCTGTGTCTGTCTAAGAGCAATTGCTCTTAGGTGTCTGTAGGGTGTCTGTGACCATTTGTGTcatcagtgtcagtgtcagtgtcaagatttaaaaaaaatattcgtcCTCTCGTcgagattatttattttttataaattaaattttaaatatggtGTGAagataaacattaactaatttgatactgttaaaatatttgtgattATTTGTCCTGTGAATTCTAAAAACGTTTGATTAATTCCATTGTAAAGCTAAAGTTGATATATAACTATGGTCAtcaagattacaaaataatatttctagtGATTACTTTGTTACCGTGGACTACAATTCGCAATCATGGAGTACGATAATGACGAGAATACTTGGAGAAGGTCATCAACACCTAAGTTTAAACACTCGACTTGCAAATCAATTCCTAGAAGGTCGACAACTACTGCAGTTGTTGTCCTTGGTCTTGCAGTTCTGAGCTGTTTATTAGGTTACTGcgttttaagtgaaactttaCCTTATGAGTCGAAAACTTTGCGCCttgttattattgtaagtataagagttataaatatttttttagatagcctaattatttctttattgattatagattaagttttatattgCGTTGTAAATTTTTCCATTTCAGTTATTCCGCCATGGAGCTAGAGCACCATTATCAACTTACAAGAGTGACCCATTTAAAAACTATCAATGGCCAGATGGACTGGGTAGCTTAACAAATGCAAGTagaatagatttaaaataatctttcattaacattactgcaaaaaaaatatataataacaattcaaataatcataaatatcTCTCTTAAACAGGTGGGCAAATTACAACTGTATGAATTGGGAAGGAAATACCGCAGTTATTATGCCACTTTTATACCAGAAGAGTACAATGAGAAGGACATATATGTACGCAGTAGTGATGCTTCTCGATGTATGATGAGTGCGTACACATTTCTGGCTGGCTTGTATCCTCCTACGGACAGGCAAATGTGGCACCCTGAAATAATGTGGCAGCCCATCCCTGTTCACTCCTTACCAAGAGAAATTGACAATGTATGTAGCATTTTGGAATAAGTTGcatgataattatattgtagtttttattaCAGTGTTATAATGTTCAAGAAGTACAATTTGAGAtgtatacattaaaaaataaatttaaaataatcatactTCCAGATAGTTGCTGCAACAAAACCTTGTAAAGCATGGAAGAGGATGTATGAAGAATTATTGGATGAAAAGAATTCTGATACTAAATACACTGAATTATTTGATTATCTAAGTAAACATACAAATCAAACTATGCGGAGTGTTCTCAATGTGGATTTCTTATACAGTACTTTTAATACTCAACAAGAAGCGGGGTTGAAACTACCGGAATGgacaaaaaatgtatttccCATCAAAATGAGACAGCCGTTTATGTTGAGTTTGGCTTTATTGTCTTATAATGATTCATTACAAAGATTGCACACTGGTAAGAATAGTGATTTACAAAGTATAATAGTTTTTAGGAATTTAATGTAatggtttaaaaatttaataatatttttttttttactattttgaGTGTACTTATAGCAGAAACagaagaaaaaaattcaatgcaTTCAAGTTCcgaaaattaaagaaaaaataaataaattatgaataattattaccttATATCTATAACTAAAcatgacataaattttaataaaatgattgaTGCCTTTTCTTGCTTTTTTCAGGACCACTGCTCGGAAAAATAAGGTCACATTTGCAAGAAGCAGTTACTCATATAAACATGGACAGAGCATTGTATGTGTACTCGGCGCATGATGTGAATATGGTGTCGCTCATGAGGTCTCTGGGTTTTACGGAATTGATGGAACCAGAGTATGGATCCAGTATTGTAGTAGAGCTGCATGAGGAAGTGGAACaggatacattttttattaaggtagttctaattgatatttttagttttatagcattcaaatgctttataaatattttttttaaatacagacAAAATTCGATCACCACTCACAAGGCGGGATTTGAATCTGCGGCTTTCGCTGAtcgtattttttcttttctttataaatttgtaataaaaagcaATCTTATTAGTTTTTGACTATagtataaatgtataatttttggAAGTATGTTTCCTTTTACATGGTACAGTACAAATCAGCTAAGCACATCAAATTAGaacaaagtttaaaaattttattctgtCTCAGTTATAGTttataaattcttaattttCAGTTATTCTACCGGAACAATACGAAAGTTGAGGTGCCCATGGAATTGAAAATACCATTTTGCAATGAGCCCTGCACCTATGATAGATTTATTGAACATCTTGGAACACTAATACCATCAGATTGGGAAGCAGAGTGTCAAAATTAGGCCATAGTTAAGTggtttttacttatttttattttatcagagCCAACTAGTTTTATGTGTGTTCTTATCTGTttctaattataaatgttattgtaaCCTGTGATGTATTAAGTAGTAAATCAAGAAATTATTCATGCCAAAATACTTGAGAATTGCAAATATTTGCATGCGCGTGCCATAATActcgaaattaaaatattagaaattaataaaatactccaatttcaaattttattctgagattaattaatttataagaagaataaattatcagtcatattattatgaaaaagatGAGTAAATACCATAGAGTTACCAGATCTTCTATTTTACATcatgcaatataattttaatttaagggAGGTAATACCAGTGGTAAGGCACTATACACAGATCCAAAATTGTGAATTCTATTTGGATAAGTTGTTGTTTGTTGTAGTCCACTAACGATTTTTTTATCACTGTCTTTCTACCGCCTTTCTGAGTAgggtttttaattgaaaataatgtcTCTGTAtgctaaattttaaaatttgacattttaggacatttttattgtaatttgcgtaataaggatttatgaattgaaattatactaaataataagataCTTATTCTTGTTTTGTGGTATTTCCATAACTTAGTAGTAGTAGCAGTATCAACAATTTTTATGATAcaagctttccacccgcagcttcgcccgcgcagtcaaagaaaaacccgcatagttcccgttcccgtgggatttccgggataaaacctaacctattttcccggtatcaaaatatctctataccagatttcatgcaaattggttcagtagttaaggcgtgattgagtaacagacagacagacagagttactttcgcatttataatattagtatggattagacAAAACATGGACAAAACCTATGTATTTGAAGTACTCAACTTCTATAGGCAAAACAGATCTATAGTGATAGTGAATTACCCAAGAATAAGTATCTTAAACATGTTTAATgccaaaaaaaatactatatacCTATACATTCCATGTgcacatattttcttaaagcAATATACAATAAAGTAATAACAACTATTTTTATCACCTTCTTCActtttttctattaaatattaaataagacTTATAAATGTTgtgtatagataaatattatattaagcggatagtgttgcccaaaattttttattatatttcaataggAAATATCTAAATGGACTGATTTTCatctataattattcaatttattcaatttttctataatattaatgttgttTAAAACGTGATATTTAGGTTAAGatttacctacttaaatgTAAACGCTATTACgttttataattacttacttaaaatCAAATGTGCTAAGAACTGAATGTTGTATATTCGTTACGCatttgatgtaattttttatttagttacgTAAAATATATCGCGCTTGTTCGTAAGCGTTTACTAATAAcatctaatatttatattataatatctatcttttggCTCTTTTACCTTCACATTTTGTATCATGTCTAAGGATCTTAATGGCTAGAGAAAACTAAAGTTCGAGAAGTTTTC contains the following coding sequences:
- the LOC123705736 gene encoding retinol dehydrogenase 13-like; the encoded protein is MPLFSGRCYSTVKLIGKTAIITGCNTGIGKETVLDFYKRGARVIMACRNIEKAEEAKKDIIEACNNLTETGNIEVQKCDLSSMQSIREFSQKILDSEPQINILVNNAGVMMCPKEETEDGFEMQIGTNHLAHFLLTMLLLPRIINSKPARIVTVSSRAHTRYDMNFDDLNYKNRRYNAAEAYSQSKLANVLFSRELAKKLKEHNIDGVNTYSLHPGVIKTELGRHLNETLFKGSRQIIGFLVGPFMKSPELGAQTTIYCAVDEKCANETGLYYSDCAVTNPDRKALNDEYGKKLWEKSVELVKLGDYNPFTASDPGVKSV
- the LOC123703078 gene encoding lysosomal acid phosphatase-like is translated as MEYDNDENTWRRSSTPKFKHSTCKSIPRRSTTTAVVVLGLAVLSCLLGYCVLSETLPYESKTLRLVIILFRHGARAPLSTYKSDPFKNYQWPDGLGSLTNVGKLQLYELGRKYRSYYATFIPEEYNEKDIYVRSSDASRCMMSAYTFLAGLYPPTDRQMWHPEIMWQPIPVHSLPREIDNIVAATKPCKAWKRMYEELLDEKNSDTKYTELFDYLSKHTNQTMRSVLNVDFLYSTFNTQQEAGLKLPEWTKNVFPIKMRQPFMLSLALLSYNDSLQRLHTGPLLGKIRSHLQEAVTHINMDRALYVYSAHDVNMVSLMRSLGFTELMEPEYGSSIVVELHEEVEQDTFFIKLFYRNNTKVEVPMELKIPFCNEPCTYDRFIEHLGTLIPSDWEAECQN